In the genome of Pirellulales bacterium, one region contains:
- a CDS encoding OsmC family protein: MRIKRRGSAAWQGGIKDGKGTISIESGALNAYPYGFASRFEGQRGSNPEELIGAAHASCFTMALSLILGEAKLIATQMDTSAEVTLDQVEGGFAITAIHLTLKAKIPGADQATFEQLAAKAKAGCPVSKLFKADITLDATLLP; this comes from the coding sequence ATGAGGATCAAGAGACGTGGATCGGCTGCCTGGCAAGGGGGCATAAAAGACGGCAAAGGCACAATCTCGATCGAGAGCGGTGCGCTGAACGCTTACCCCTACGGCTTTGCCAGCCGTTTTGAAGGGCAGCGCGGAAGCAACCCCGAGGAGCTGATCGGCGCCGCGCACGCGAGCTGCTTCACCATGGCCTTGTCGCTGATCCTCGGCGAAGCCAAGCTCATCGCCACGCAGATGGACACGTCGGCCGAGGTTACATTGGATCAGGTCGAAGGGGGGTTTGCGATTACCGCCATTCATTTGACGTTGAAGGCCAAGATACCAGGGGCCGACCAGGCCACGTTCGAGCAACTCGCGGCGAAGGCCAAAGCCGGCTGCCCTGTCTCTAAGCTTTTCAAGGCGGACATCACGCTCGATGCGACCCTGCTTCCCTGA